In Roseomonas fluvialis, one genomic interval encodes:
- a CDS encoding CHAT domain-containing protein codes for MHARILAGIAVLLAACTEPQPDAYVTRTGGAVAGEPAGTDARNEACQVQPGRSIPADRPVLRAREAYCGGWTQPAARVVELSGSATEADLDAIAASGLWRSWLDQRVTCAAPTRTTIAGGGSARLLACTRRTGGWPHVAIVTAGPSGPVVADGVATSLPVIERLATGRVGGGGTAAGSGGRSAALELAVARLSADAFGASDVGRYEQLMALGRDLNQTENFAAAEDAYRAALAVQERVMGRENPNAATAMLHLAINLSNQRRLAEAGVLIDRAAALAPRAADPATGARVLHYRGLHALNSGDPAAAIGLLQQAEAAYMALTPNLTAREGDGSDLLADPLVQSAVLGLAEAKRNRAVALSRAGRGAESGALIAESRAVLRRAGLEPNMMVGRALRTEAGTDIRMGRTEGAAQLMERAASRFAVAAPGERPEAVTLFLAGQQRLRAGNRTAALTAFRAGAAILRARQIGLQVGLVVPYLDALDQEANANPGLAGPLRAEMFGAAQLAQRSSTARFVQQASARLGVSEGNQAVQGAVRGLQDADRELRELFAERDAAGPNNTALDERIAAAQARRADSESQVAAAAPGYRQLLLAAVDADSVIRALGPDEALLTMLLGPREGFVMVVRNGRVDARRVPVGEEAIAALVNRVRRSSEIGAGGVPRFDAAAAHELHRLLVTPLDGTLRGASTLVVAPDGPLLALPFGMLLGTPVQGDPTGAADWLIRRHAVVHVPSPQTLVTLRAAGTGSTAPLPYIGFGDFVPPSAPQFARSFPANRCGTDARLATGLGRLPGTRSEVLASRALLGAAPDRAILGAEFTVANLRRQRLDQYRVVHLATHALLPGELSCLTEPSIVASPPGGSPSADPAFLKASEVLDIKMDADLVILSACNTGGPGGEGGGEALSGLARAFFYAGARGLMVTHWAVDDAAAALTVADTLRRQQGGVSSAAALRGAQLLILDEAGRNLPAAFAHPYYWAPFVLIGDGRRPGATSAAAGAPARL; via the coding sequence GTGCACGCCCGGATCCTGGCCGGCATCGCCGTCCTGCTCGCCGCCTGCACCGAACCGCAGCCGGACGCCTATGTGACGCGCACCGGCGGCGCCGTGGCGGGCGAACCCGCCGGCACGGACGCTCGCAACGAGGCCTGCCAGGTGCAGCCCGGCCGCAGCATTCCCGCCGACCGGCCGGTGCTGCGTGCGCGCGAGGCCTATTGCGGCGGCTGGACCCAACCCGCCGCGCGCGTGGTGGAGCTTTCGGGCAGCGCGACCGAGGCGGACCTCGATGCCATCGCGGCATCCGGCCTCTGGCGGTCGTGGCTCGACCAGCGGGTGACCTGCGCCGCGCCCACGCGCACCACCATTGCCGGCGGCGGGTCGGCCCGGCTGCTGGCCTGCACGCGGCGCACCGGCGGCTGGCCGCATGTGGCCATCGTCACCGCGGGGCCGTCCGGGCCGGTGGTCGCCGATGGCGTCGCCACCTCGCTGCCGGTGATCGAACGCCTTGCGACCGGGCGCGTGGGCGGCGGCGGGACGGCGGCGGGCAGCGGCGGGCGGTCGGCCGCGCTCGAGCTGGCGGTGGCGCGGCTGTCGGCCGATGCCTTCGGTGCCTCGGATGTCGGGCGCTATGAACAGCTCATGGCGCTCGGGCGCGACCTGAACCAGACCGAGAACTTCGCCGCCGCCGAGGACGCCTATCGCGCCGCGCTCGCGGTGCAGGAACGCGTCATGGGGCGCGAAAACCCCAATGCCGCGACGGCGATGCTGCACCTCGCGATCAACCTGTCGAACCAGCGCCGCCTGGCCGAGGCAGGGGTGCTGATCGACCGCGCCGCCGCGCTCGCGCCGCGCGCTGCAGACCCCGCCACGGGCGCGCGCGTGCTGCATTACCGCGGACTGCACGCGCTCAATTCCGGCGACCCCGCTGCCGCGATCGGGCTGCTCCAGCAGGCCGAGGCCGCCTACATGGCGCTGACGCCCAACCTCACGGCGCGCGAGGGCGATGGGTCGGACCTGCTGGCCGACCCGCTCGTGCAGTCGGCCGTGCTCGGCCTGGCGGAGGCCAAGCGCAACCGGGCGGTGGCGCTGTCGCGCGCCGGGCGGGGCGCGGAATCGGGCGCGCTGATCGCCGAATCACGTGCCGTGCTGCGCCGCGCCGGGCTCGAACCCAACATGATGGTGGGCCGCGCCCTGCGCACCGAGGCCGGCACCGACATCCGCATGGGCCGCACCGAAGGCGCGGCGCAGCTGATGGAACGCGCCGCCAGCCGCTTCGCCGTCGCGGCACCCGGCGAGCGACCGGAAGCGGTGACCCTGTTCCTGGCGGGCCAGCAGCGGCTGCGCGCCGGCAACCGGACCGCCGCGCTGACCGCCTTCCGCGCCGGCGCGGCCATCCTGCGCGCCCGACAGATCGGCCTGCAGGTGGGGCTGGTGGTGCCCTACCTCGATGCGCTGGACCAGGAGGCCAATGCCAATCCGGGCCTGGCCGGGCCGCTGCGCGCCGAGATGTTCGGCGCTGCCCAGCTGGCCCAGCGCTCGTCCACCGCACGCTTCGTGCAGCAGGCCTCGGCCCGCCTGGGCGTGTCGGAAGGCAACCAGGCGGTGCAGGGCGCGGTGCGCGGCCTGCAGGATGCCGACCGCGAATTGCGCGAGCTGTTCGCCGAGCGCGATGCCGCCGGGCCGAACAATACGGCGCTCGACGAACGCATCGCCGCGGCCCAGGCCCGCCGCGCGGACTCCGAGAGCCAGGTCGCAGCGGCCGCGCCGGGCTACCGGCAGCTGCTGCTGGCGGCGGTCGATGCCGACAGCGTCATCCGCGCCCTGGGGCCGGACGAGGCGCTGCTGACCATGCTGCTCGGCCCGCGCGAGGGCTTTGTGATGGTGGTGCGCAACGGCCGCGTCGATGCGCGCCGCGTGCCGGTGGGCGAGGAGGCGATCGCCGCCCTCGTCAACCGCGTCCGCCGGTCGAGCGAGATCGGCGCCGGCGGCGTGCCGCGCTTCGATGCCGCCGCGGCGCATGAGCTGCACCGCCTGCTGGTGACCCCGCTGGATGGCACGCTGCGCGGCGCCAGCACGCTGGTGGTGGCCCCGGATGGCCCGCTGCTGGCGCTGCCCTTCGGCATGCTGCTCGGCACGCCGGTGCAGGGCGACCCGACCGGGGCGGCCGACTGGCTGATCCGCCGACACGCCGTGGTGCACGTGCCCTCCCCGCAGACGCTGGTCACGCTGCGCGCGGCGGGCACCGGTTCGACCGCGCCGCTGCCCTATATCGGCTTCGGGGATTTCGTACCGCCCTCCGCTCCGCAATTCGCGCGGTCCTTTCCGGCCAATCGCTGCGGGACGGATGCGCGGCTCGCGACCGGGCTGGGGCGGCTGCCTGGCACGCGCTCGGAGGTGCTGGCCTCGCGCGCGCTGCTCGGCGCCGCGCCGGACCGCGCCATCCTGGGCGCCGAGTTCACGGTGGCGAACCTGCGCCGCCAGCGGCTCGACCAGTATCGCGTGGTGCATCTCGCGACCCATGCGCTGCTGCCGGGGGAACTCTCCTGCCTGACGGAACCTTCGATCGTCGCCTCGCCGCCGGGCGGATCGCCCTCGGCCGACCCCGCCTTCCTGAAGGCGAGCGAGGTGCTCGACATCAAGATGGACGCCGACCTGGTGATCCTGTCGGCCTGCAACACCGGCGGGCCGGGCGGGGAAGGCGGGGGCGAGGCGCTGTCGGGTCTGGCGCGCGCCTTCTTCTACGCCGGGGCGCGCGGGCTGATGGTCACCCACTGGGCGGTCGACGACGCGGCAGCCGCGCTGACCGTGGCCGACACGCTGCGGCGCCAGCAGGGGGGTGTGAGTTCGGCCGCCGCGCTACGCGGCGCACAGCTGCTGATCCTGGACGAGGCCGGGCGCAACCTGCCCGCCGCCTTCGCCCACCCTTACTACTGGGCGCCCTTCGTGCTGATCGGCGACGGGCGGCGCCCCGGCGCCACCAGCGCCGCGGCCGGCGCGCCCGCGCGGCTGTGA